The window CGGCATCCGCTCGGTCGCCGTCTACAGCGACGCCGACGCCGGTGCACCCCATGTGCGTGAGGCCGATGTCGCCGTGCGCATCGGGCCCGCCGCCGCGGCGGCGTCGTACCTGAACGCGGTCGCCGTCGTGACCGCGGCCCGCGACACCGGGGCGCAGGCCGTGCACCCCGGGTACGGGTTCCTCTCCGAGAACGCCGACTTCGCCCGGGCGTGCACCGACGCCGGCCTGGTGTTCATCGGCCCCGGGGAGCACGCGCTGCGGGTGATGGGCGACAAGATCCGCGCCAAGGAGCACGTCGCCGGACACGGGGTGCCCGTCGTCCCCGGGCTCAGCGCCGCGGGGATGACGGATGCCGCCATCATCGCGGCCGCGACGGCGCAAGGGTTTCCGCTGCTGGTGAAGCCGTCGGCCGGCGGCGGCGGCAAGGGGATGCAGGTCGTCGCGGATGCCGCCGCGCTCCCCGACGCGCTCGCCGCGGCCCGCCGCGTGGCCACCGCCGCGTTCGGAGACGACACGCTGCTGCTGGAGCGGCTCATCGAGCGTCCCCGTCACATCGAGGTGCAGGTGCTCGCCGACGCGCACGGCGCGGTCGTGCACCTCGGCGAGCGCGAGTGCTCACTGCAGCGCCGGCACCAGAAGGTGATCGAGGAGGCCCCGTCACCCGCCGTCGACGAAGCCACCCGGCAGCGCCTCGGTGAGGCGGCGTGCCGGGCCGCGGCGAGCGTCGGCTACCGCGGGGCGGGCACGGTGGAGTTCCTCATGGCGGCAGACCGGCCGGAGGAGTTCTTCTTCATCGAGATGAACACGCGGCTGCAGGTGGAGCACCCGGTGACCGAGCTCATCACCGGGGTGGACCTCGTCGCCGAACAGCTGCGGGTGGCGGCGGGCCTGCCGCTGGCGTTCCGGCAGGACGAGGTGCGCCTGACAGGACACGCGATCGAGGCGCGCGTGTACGCCGAGAACCCGGCACGCGGGTTCCTGCCCGCCACCGGCGAGGTGGTCGCCTGGCGGGCGGCCGAGGGCGTGCGGGTCGATGGGGCGGTGGAGACCGGATCGGTCGTCACCGCCGATTACGACCCGATGATCGCGAAGGTCATCGCCCACGCCGCCGACCGGGCCCAGGCCCTGGAGCGCTTGGATGCCGCGCTCGCCGAGACGGTCGTGCTCGGCGTGGACACCAACATCGCGTTCCTGCGGTCGCTGCTGGCCCGGCCCGCCGTGCGCGCCGGGGACCTCGACACCCACGTCATCGACGCGATGCCGGCGGTGGTCGCTCCCGCCCCGTCCGTCCGCGCGCTGGCCGCGGCGGCCGCGTTCCTGGAGACACCCGCGCCGCCGGATGCATCGCCCTGGCACCGCGGCGACGGCTGGCGCCTCGGGGGCAGGCACGAGCCGCGACAGCACGTGTTCCAGACCGAGGCGGGGCAGCTCGTCGCGGCATCCGCTGCTCCCATCGACGGCGCCACGGTCGCCCGCGACGCCGACGGCGATGTGTGGGTGCACTCCGGCGGCGAGACCCAGCGGCTGCGACCGGTGCCCCGCCGTGAGGCATCGCGACGGCGCCGTGCGCGGCGCTCGCACACCGAAGCACCCGCCGAACCGCATGTGCGGGCGGCGCTGCCGGGAACGGTGGTCGCGGTGCACACCGAGGACGGCGCGCGGGTGGCATCCGGCGCCCGCCTCGTGACGATCGAAGCCATGAAGATGGAGCACACCGTGACCGCGCCACACGACGGCGTGGCACGGATCCTCGTCGCCATCGGCGCGCAGGTGCGCCGCGACGAGGTGCTCGCCGAGATGCACGACATCCCCGAGGAGGACACGCCATGACCGGACCCATCGACCTGCGCTCGTATCCGCTGGAAGACGACGAGATCGAGCTCGCCCGCATGGTGCGCGCGTTCGCCGACGAGGTCGTCGCGCCCCAGGCGTACGAGGCCGACCGCACGCACACGCTGCCGATGGACGTCGTGGCGCAGATGGGGGAGCTGGGTCTGTTCGGGCTGCCGTTCCCCGAGGAGGTCGGCGGGCAGGGCGGCACCTACCTCGCCCTGGGCCTCGCTATCGAGGCGCTCGCCCGCGCCGACCAGTCGATCG is drawn from Microbacterium sp. zg-B96 and contains these coding sequences:
- a CDS encoding biotin carboxylase N-terminal domain-containing protein, which encodes MDAPLFQTVLVANRGEIARRIIRTLRRLGIRSVAVYSDADAGAPHVREADVAVRIGPAAAAASYLNAVAVVTAARDTGAQAVHPGYGFLSENADFARACTDAGLVFIGPGEHALRVMGDKIRAKEHVAGHGVPVVPGLSAAGMTDAAIIAAATAQGFPLLVKPSAGGGGKGMQVVADAAALPDALAAARRVATAAFGDDTLLLERLIERPRHIEVQVLADAHGAVVHLGERECSLQRRHQKVIEEAPSPAVDEATRQRLGEAACRAAASVGYRGAGTVEFLMAADRPEEFFFIEMNTRLQVEHPVTELITGVDLVAEQLRVAAGLPLAFRQDEVRLTGHAIEARVYAENPARGFLPATGEVVAWRAAEGVRVDGAVETGSVVTADYDPMIAKVIAHAADRAQALERLDAALAETVVLGVDTNIAFLRSLLARPAVRAGDLDTHVIDAMPAVVAPAPSVRALAAAAAFLETPAPPDASPWHRGDGWRLGGRHEPRQHVFQTEAGQLVAASAAPIDGATVARDADGDVWVHSGGETQRLRPVPRREASRRRRARRSHTEAPAEPHVRAALPGTVVAVHTEDGARVASGARLVTIEAMKMEHTVTAPHDGVARILVAIGAQVRRDEVLAEMHDIPEEDTP